The genomic DNA TCTCGGCTCCTCGTCATTGTATTATAAATTTGAAGCGGCATCGTTATGTTCCTCCCTCATGAAGATTATCCTTGTAATTTATTCTCTTGAGTCACCTGATGTTTCTGAGTAGATCGCTCATCCTTCAAATCAGACAATTCTGCGCGTAATCGTTCTATTTCCAATTGAAGCTCCCGCAAAGAATCCACAACCGGATCAGGTAGCTGGTGACTAAGTCGGTCTGGACGTCTGCCGTCCTGTCTGACCACTCGACCCGGGATCCCCACCACCGTACTGTTTGGGGGAACCTCTTTAAGCACAACCGAGTTGGAACCAATGTTGGACTGCGCCCCAATTGTAAAAGAGCCCAATATCTTGGCGCCGGAGCCTATAACAACATTATTCCCAATGGTAGGATGGCGCTTCCCCTTCTCTTTCCCTGTCCCTCCAAGAGTGACCCCCTGGTATAATACGACATCATCACCAATCTCGCAGGTTTCCCCAATGACAACTCCCATGCCATGGTCAATGAACAGCCGATCCCCAATACGTGCGCCGGGATGGATTTCAATCCCTGTCATAAACCGCGATACCTGAGATATAACACGGGCAATAGTACACCAGTTTCGCAGATAAAACCAATGTGCGACTCGGTGTGCCCAAAGGGCATGAACGCCGGAATACGTAAAAATAACCTCCAGCTTGCTCCGGGCGGCCGGGTCATTATCCAAAACAGTCTGAATGTCGGATTTGATATGTCTGAACATGTCGCCCTCCTATTCCCCCATTTCCTTGCTATATCTCCACATAACTCCATGTTTCGCCAATTTTCGCATTCGTCAACACACTTCGACATTTTCACCTATAACGAGCTTGAGTCCGATAAAAATGAAAAAGCGCCTCCGCAGCCTAAGCTGCAGAGACGCATGAACGTGGTCCCACTCTGCTTCGAGCATACCTGCTGCATATAAGCAGACAAGCCCGTCTTTGGCGTCCGGTAACGAGAACGATTCGGCACACCCTTGCTATATCAGCAGTCGACGCTAATTAAGGTTCGGGCGCACGGCTCCCAGGTGCATTTCCTCCGCAGGTCATCTGGACGGCTTCCAGCCCCGGGGGGTCCCCCTCGGCCATCCTCTCTGGCAAATGCCCTTATGCAGTGTACTTCTCCTGTTCTCAGCCTTTACACGTAAATATCAATCCGTATCAATGGAGTCATTATAGCGAAAAGACAACAAATTGACAAGAAATATCAGCCTTTAATTTGTGCTCTGAGACGGTCCAGCACCTTGTCACGTCCAAGCAAAAAGATCGTTTCGTTCAAATCGCGTCCATGAGTTTGGCCTGTAAGGGCCACACGAATCGGCATAAACAGCTGTTTCCCCTTAAAGCCAGTTTCCTTTTGAACTTCCTTGATCAGCTTGGCCATTTGTGGAGCCGTAAATTCCTCACTCGCTTCCACCTTGCCAGCAAAGGCTTTAAGCACCTCAGGAACCTGCTCTTCAGCCAGCACAGCCGCAGCTTCCGTATCAAGCTCCAGATGCGAACGGAAAAACAATTCAGACAAAGCCACAATGTCGGACGCAGAGTTCATTTGTTCCTGATACAAGCGAACAAGAGCCTTGGCCCAGTCCTGCTGCTCCGCAGATAATTTAGCCGGCAAAAGTCCCGCTGTCTGCAAATGAGGAATCGCCATGCTGGCAATTCGCTCAGGATCAGCCTTTTTAATATAGTGATTGTTCAGGTAAGCAAGCTTGTTCGTATCAAAAACAGCCGGGCTTTTGGACAAACGGTTGGGATCGAAAATCGAAATCAATTGTTCCCGGTCATAAATTTCTTCTTCGCCTTCCGGGGACCAACCCAGCAGCGCAATAAAATTGAATATAGCTTCTGGTAAGTAGCCTAATTTGTCGTACTGCTCCATGAACTGAATAATGGACTCGTTGCGTTTGCTAAGCTTTTTGTGATCATCGCCCACGATCAATGTCATATGACCAAAGATGGGAGGCTCCCAGCCAAGCGCTTCAAAGATCATCAATTGTCGCGGTGTATTGGAGACATGATCCTCGCCCCGCAGCACATGCGATATTTTCATCAAGTGATCGTCCACTGCCACTGCAAAGTTATATGTCGGAATACCGTCTTTTTTGACGATAACAAAATCGCCACTTTCCTTCGAATTGAACGTGATTTGGCCTTTGACCATATCATTAAACGTATATTCACGATCTTCCGGTACGCGGAAACGGATACTTGGCACACGCCCCTCCGCTTCAAATGCCTGACACTGTTTCTCCGTCAGATCACGGTGCTTCCCGGAGTAGCGTGGTGTCTCCCCTCGTTCCGTCTGTTCTTCACGTTCGCGTTCCAGCTCTTCTTCGGTGCAGTAGCAGCGGTAAGCCAAGCCACGATCCAGCAGATCCTGCCAATACGTTTTGTATATATCCAGGCGCTCGGTCTGACGGTAAGGTCCATACTCTCCCCCGACATCCACGCTTTCATCCCAATCCATACCCAACCATTTCAAATATTTAAGCTGGCTTTCTTCCCCGCCTGCAATGTTACGTTTCACATCTGTATCTTCAATACGGATAATAAACTTGCCACCTTGGTTCCGAGCATACAAATAATTAAATAATGCCGTTCTGGCATTTCCAATATGCAGATGCCCTGTTGGGCTTGGGGCATAACGTACACGAACTTCCGTGCTCATAAAATCTCCTCCAAATCTTAGTTCTCAAGATGATAGCATACCCTTAACAAGACAGACAACCGATTGAGCAGCAATCCCTTCACCTCGCCCGGCAAAGCCGAGCTGCTCTGTCGTAGTCGCCTTGACGTTTACCTGGGATAGCTCCTCCGCTTCCAGCACACGAGCGATAACTTCATTCATCTGCGGGATGTAAGATGCCATTTTGGGCTTTTGTGCAATAATCGTAGAATCAATATTCCCCAAGCGATATCCCCGCTCTTTGGCCAAACTCCATACATGCTCCAGCAGCTTGAGACTGTCGGCATCCTTGAATTCCGGATCATTATCCGGAAAGTGCTTCCCGATGTCCCCTAGACCGAGCGCGCCCAGAATGGCGTCGCTAACCGCATGCAACAGCACGTCAGCATCGGAATGACCCAGCAATCCCTTTTCATAAGGAATATTCACGCTTCCGATAATGCACGGCCTTCCTTCCACCAACTGGTGAACGTCAAACCCTTGTCCCACTCTGATCATCTGATATCCTCTCCCTCTGTCTTTACCCATAACTCCGCCATATCCAAGTCCTCAGGCGTGGTAATTTTGATATTTTTGTAGCTGCCCTGAACGACAGTAACTGGAATTCCTAATCGCTCGACCAGCATCGAATCATCTGTCCCCAAAAATCCTGCCTGCTCCGCTTCCTCGTAGGCCCGCAGAAGATCGGAAAGACGAAAAGTCTGTGGCGTTTGAATGCTCCACAGACTTCGGCGATCCGGCGTTGCCGTAATGATACCATCCCCGTTCACTTGCTTGACTGTATCCTTTACAGGCACCGCCGCTACAGAAGCACCGGTACGCATAGCTGTCTCCAGACATGAACGTACAAGCTCAGGCTGAATGAGTGGGCGTACACCATCATGCACCATCACCCAATCTGCTTGCAGGTGGCTCAGACCGCGATATACCGAATGCTGACGTTCACTGCCTCCAGGCACTACCTGTACGTTCTTGCCGATTCGGTATTGACGAATCCATTCTTGACAGCGCTCGACATCTTCTGCCCCCGTCACCATCACCATTTCATCCACTTCGGGCATGGCTGCGAATATCTCAAGTGTATGTATGAAGATGGGCTTGTCCCGCAAAAGCAAAAATTGCTTACTTTCCGGCGTTCCCATACGGGAGCCGCGCCCAGCCGCCACAATGACGACTCCTACCCGATTGTTCATTGAAATGACTCCTGCCTTGATCGCTCTTGGACGATCCGTATGATTACACATCTACTTCATCATACAGCGTTTATTGAGCTTTTTCCAATAATTTCGGTTTGGCAAAAATCATACGGCCCGCAGAGGTCTGAAGTACACTCGTAACCAGCACCTCCATCAGAGAACCGATGTAGTCACGACCGCCTTCCACAACGATCATTGTACCATCGTCCAGATAAGCCACACCTTGCCCATGCTCCTTGCCGTCTTTGATAATCTGCACCATAATTTCCTCACCGGGCAGCACTACAGGCTTCACTGCATTTGCCAAGTCATTAATATTCAGCACCGATACACCTTGAAGCTCGCATACCTTATTCAGGTTAAAATCGTTCGTTACCACCTTACCTTGTAGCACCTTTGCCAGTTTGACCAATTTGCTGTCAACCTCTGAAATCTCCTCAAAATCGCCTTCGTAAATCAATACATTTACATCCAGCTCTTTTTGAATCTTGTTCAAAATATCCAGACCACGCCGCCCACGGTTACGCTTGAGCAAATCCGACGAATCTGCAATATGCTGAAGCTCCTCCAGCACAAATTCGGGAATAACAATCGTTCCTTCAATAAAACCCGTCTTGCAAATATCTGCAATACGTCCGTCTATAATCACGCTGGTGTCCAAAATTTTATGTTCCTCCAGCTTGCGTTCTTCCACACCCGTACCTCGACCAAAAAATCCCGAACTCCAAAATGAGGACAGCTCGTCCCGCTTTTCCAGTCCGACCATCAAGCCCACATATCCGCATACGATGGTAACAGCCGTTTGAATCAGTTGACCTGGTGCTCCCAGCCATGACAAGAGCGGATAAACTGCTAAGGAAAGGATCAAGCCCACCGCTAGTCCAATCGCACCTGCCATCATCTCGTTCATCGGAATCCGTACCAAACCTTCAATCCCCTGCTGTAACCGATTGGCCACAGCTGTTCCAGCGAGCGAGCATCCAGCCATAAACAACACAGCTCCCACAATCATCCAAACAGCCATTCCCGGCAAAGAACCATCACTTAACCAATGGGGCAACCATGATACGATGCCTCCTACCCGATGGTATAACGTATAGCCGAACCACGCTCCGCACAAACCTGTAAAAGTTAAAATAGCCTTTCTCCACATCGAGTGTCTATACCTCCTTTGTTTTCTTTTCATACACCCTGTAATTATTGGATATACATCACTTCTCTTACCAGTATGATCCAATTTTCACCCAACTAACCCTATGTATTTGATTTTTATGCATAAAAAAAGCACCTATCTCCCTGAAGTGGTCCAAGGAAATAAATGCTTAATTGATTTCTCGCTTAATACTAATGCTGTGAATGACGATATTGATCATCCTGTTCTTCCTGAGTGGAACGTCCCCGACCGCGCCCACGTCTACGTGACAGCTTACGGATATTGAGTTTCATGCCATACAATGCATACAGCACCAACGGTACGAAAATCAGCTTCGATAATTGATCCGGAAATTTAACCGCCAGTACAACGGCAGCAATTACAACCCATGGAGCGATCCAGATCGCTTTCTTCGGAAGGCCCACCTTTTTTAAGTTCGGATATTTCATCGAGCTGACCATCAAATAAGAGACAAGCAGCATCGCAATCGACATGTATAACAGAGAAATATCGTTATGGAATAAGGACAAAGTGGCTAACACACCACCTGCTGCCGGAATCGGCAAGCCTGTAAAATAACCCGGTACACCGGGACGTACATTAAAACGAGCCAAACGTAACGCTCCGCACATCGGAAAAATAGCCGTAACCGTCCAGGCCAAAGCCGAATTAGCATCATGAAAAGCAACCATGTACATAATAACTGCGGGAGCTACACCAAAAGATATCATATCTGATAAGGAGTCCAGTTCTTTACCGAATTCGCTCTGGGCATTTAGCGCCCGGGCCACTCGTCCATCCAGTCCGTCCAACAGCATGGCGACAATAACCATAATAGCGGCAAGACTGTATTTTCCGTCTACGGCCAATAAAATGGCGATCATTCCGAGAAACAAGTTACCCAAGGTAAACATGTTCGGAATTGATTTGGTAATCATCTCTTCACCTCAATGTATGAATTGTTCCATTATAATCCTTTCACTGTATTACATTTACATTTGCCTGTCAATGAAAACTTGTTCCTGCAATCGTTTGAGTCCCTCTTTAATGGTGCGTGCACGGACTTCTCCAATGCCATCCACTTCATCCAGTTCTTCAATCGTCGCTGTCATGACTTGCGGAAAACGTCCAAAACGCTCTACCAGATTATGAATAATCACATTCGGTAGACGCGGTATTTTGTTCAACACCCGATAACCGCGCGCCACGATATATTCCTCTGATGTCGCAGCCGAAGACGGGTAACCCAGCAAACGCACAATATGATTTGCATCCAGCAGCTCATCGTCCGTGGAACGCTTGAGACCCAATATAATGCCACGGATTTTCTCATCGCTATCGTCTTTGGCATAATCCTTATACAGCAGCCAAGCCTCTTCCTCAATATTACTGACAAGCTCATCCATCTGCATGCTAATCAAACGGCCCTCATTCCCCAGCTCGTTGATAAATCGTTTAATTTCCATTTTGATGCGCAGCACCATTTCGATCCGTTGGATAACATTTACAACTTCAGGCATGGTCACCAACTCTTCAAATTCAGATGCAGTTAAATTCGTTGAGGCTTGCCCCAGCACGGATCTATACTTTTCCAGCGTCTGAATGGCCTGATTAGCTTTCGTTAAAATAACCCCGATTTCCTTGAGCGCATATCGCAGCGTTCCCTGGTACAACGTAATAATATTACGCCGCTGAGAAATCGACACGACTAACTTGCCAGTTTGCTTGGCAACCCGCTCCGCTGTCCGGTGACGAATACCCGTTTCAATCGAGGAGATGGAAGAGTCAGGAATCAGTTGCGTATTTGCGTATAAAATCCGTTTCAAATCCTCACTCAGTATGATTGCGCCGTCCATCTTGGCAAGTTCATACAAATAGTTCGGCGAAAAATCACAGTTAATCGAGAAGCCGCCGTCCACGACCTCCATTACCTCCGGGCTATAGCCAACGACCAGAAGAGCGCCCGTTTTGGCGCGCAACACGTTTTCCAGTCCGTCGCGAAAGGGAGTTCCCGGTGCCACAAGCCGCAGCAAATCATTCATTTTATCCAGTTGGCTCGCTTCTTTCATTCTCATTGCCCCCTAATCTAATGCGGCTGCCAATGCATCTGCCACCGTTCCTACTCCTACAATCTGTATCCCTTTCGGATGCGTCCAGCCCTTCAGGCTCTTTTCCGGCATAATCACCCGTTTAAAACCCAGCTTCTCTGCTTCCCGCACACGCTGCTCCGCTCTGGATACAGCACGCACCTCCCCCGTCAGCCCTACCTCGCCAAAAATCACA from Paenibacillus sp. FSL R10-2782 includes the following:
- the pssA gene encoding CDP-diacylglycerol--serine O-phosphatidyltransferase is translated as MITKSIPNMFTLGNLFLGMIAILLAVDGKYSLAAIMVIVAMLLDGLDGRVARALNAQSEFGKELDSLSDMISFGVAPAVIMYMVAFHDANSALAWTVTAIFPMCGALRLARFNVRPGVPGYFTGLPIPAAGGVLATLSLFHNDISLLYMSIAMLLVSYLMVSSMKYPNLKKVGLPKKAIWIAPWVVIAAVVLAVKFPDQLSKLIFVPLVLYALYGMKLNIRKLSRRRGRGRGRSTQEEQDDQYRHSQH
- a CDS encoding PIN/TRAM domain-containing protein, which codes for MWRKAILTFTGLCGAWFGYTLYHRVGGIVSWLPHWLSDGSLPGMAVWMIVGAVLFMAGCSLAGTAVANRLQQGIEGLVRIPMNEMMAGAIGLAVGLILSLAVYPLLSWLGAPGQLIQTAVTIVCGYVGLMVGLEKRDELSSFWSSGFFGRGTGVEERKLEEHKILDTSVIIDGRIADICKTGFIEGTIVIPEFVLEELQHIADSSDLLKRNRGRRGLDILNKIQKELDVNVLIYEGDFEEISEVDSKLVKLAKVLQGKVVTNDFNLNKVCELQGVSVLNINDLANAVKPVVLPGEEIMVQIIKDGKEHGQGVAYLDDGTMIVVEGGRDYIGSLMEVLVTSVLQTSAGRMIFAKPKLLEKAQ
- the disA gene encoding DNA integrity scanning diadenylate cyclase DisA, whose amino-acid sequence is MKEASQLDKMNDLLRLVAPGTPFRDGLENVLRAKTGALLVVGYSPEVMEVVDGGFSINCDFSPNYLYELAKMDGAIILSEDLKRILYANTQLIPDSSISSIETGIRHRTAERVAKQTGKLVVSISQRRNIITLYQGTLRYALKEIGVILTKANQAIQTLEKYRSVLGQASTNLTASEFEELVTMPEVVNVIQRIEMVLRIKMEIKRFINELGNEGRLISMQMDELVSNIEEEAWLLYKDYAKDDSDEKIRGIILGLKRSTDDELLDANHIVRLLGYPSSAATSEEYIVARGYRVLNKIPRLPNVIIHNLVERFGRFPQVMTATIEELDEVDGIGEVRARTIKEGLKRLQEQVFIDRQM
- the ispD gene encoding 2-C-methyl-D-erythritol 4-phosphate cytidylyltransferase; protein product: MNNRVGVVIVAAGRGSRMGTPESKQFLLLRDKPIFIHTLEIFAAMPEVDEMVMVTGAEDVERCQEWIRQYRIGKNVQVVPGGSERQHSVYRGLSHLQADWVMVHDGVRPLIQPELVRSCLETAMRTGASVAAVPVKDTVKQVNGDGIITATPDRRSLWSIQTPQTFRLSDLLRAYEEAEQAGFLGTDDSMLVERLGIPVTVVQGSYKNIKITTPEDLDMAELWVKTEGEDIR
- the ispF gene encoding 2-C-methyl-D-erythritol 2,4-cyclodiphosphate synthase, yielding MIRVGQGFDVHQLVEGRPCIIGSVNIPYEKGLLGHSDADVLLHAVSDAILGALGLGDIGKHFPDNDPEFKDADSLKLLEHVWSLAKERGYRLGNIDSTIIAQKPKMASYIPQMNEVIARVLEAEELSQVNVKATTTEQLGFAGRGEGIAAQSVVCLVKGMLSS
- the cysE gene encoding serine O-acetyltransferase, with amino-acid sequence MFRHIKSDIQTVLDNDPAARSKLEVIFTYSGVHALWAHRVAHWFYLRNWCTIARVISQVSRFMTGIEIHPGARIGDRLFIDHGMGVVIGETCEIGDDVVLYQGVTLGGTGKEKGKRHPTIGNNVVIGSGAKILGSFTIGAQSNIGSNSVVLKEVPPNSTVVGIPGRVVRQDGRRPDRLSHQLPDPVVDSLRELQLEIERLRAELSDLKDERSTQKHQVTQENKLQG
- the gltX gene encoding glutamate--tRNA ligase, giving the protein MSTEVRVRYAPSPTGHLHIGNARTALFNYLYARNQGGKFIIRIEDTDVKRNIAGGEESQLKYLKWLGMDWDESVDVGGEYGPYRQTERLDIYKTYWQDLLDRGLAYRCYCTEEELEREREEQTERGETPRYSGKHRDLTEKQCQAFEAEGRVPSIRFRVPEDREYTFNDMVKGQITFNSKESGDFVIVKKDGIPTYNFAVAVDDHLMKISHVLRGEDHVSNTPRQLMIFEALGWEPPIFGHMTLIVGDDHKKLSKRNESIIQFMEQYDKLGYLPEAIFNFIALLGWSPEGEEEIYDREQLISIFDPNRLSKSPAVFDTNKLAYLNNHYIKKADPERIASMAIPHLQTAGLLPAKLSAEQQDWAKALVRLYQEQMNSASDIVALSELFFRSHLELDTEAAAVLAEEQVPEVLKAFAGKVEASEEFTAPQMAKLIKEVQKETGFKGKQLFMPIRVALTGQTHGRDLNETIFLLGRDKVLDRLRAQIKG